The DNA sequence CATTCAGAATGAGTATTGACTTGCAGGGAGGGTATTCATCACCAACCCAATTCGCAATTACTCGGGACCTTGGGCTTACTGTCTCGGAGGTTTGTCTGGTTTGTTCTTATTTCTACCTTTGTGAACTACAATGGTGTCTGACCTGATTCATGAAACAGTATTCTTTATTTGGTTCTTTAAGCAATGTTGGTGCTATGGTTGGGGCTATAACCAGCGGTCAGTTGGCTGAGTATATCGGGCGAAAAGGGGTAACACTGGTTTTATTGATTCTTGCATCGATTCGTCTTGCTGAAGCTTTTCTTCTGTTTAGGTGACTTATCTTACTCTAATGTGCTTGATTCCAGGCCTTGATGATTGCTGCAATTCCCAATATTATAGGGTGGCTTACCATATCATTTGCAAAGGTTGGTTTGAAAGAGATTCATTTGGTTTCAAACACTCTTCCATATGCATAATGGCAGCATAGACTCATATATAACcaattttgattgtttatgTAGGATTCTTCTTTCCTCTACATGGGGAGGTTGCTGGAAGGGTTTGGCGTGGGGATAATCTCGTATACGGTATGACTTTAGTTTCGGCTCGGTTTCCTCGGGTTATGTGTTTTTACTGAAGGGACTCTCACCTTTTCCTCTAGGTGCCAGTTTATATAGCTGAGATAGCTCCCCAAAACTTGAGAGGAAGTCTTGGTTCAGTAAATCAGGTTGGATACATTTGGTATTTGTACCATGAGTTGTCTTGGAATTGGTAGTGATTTTCATTCTAATCAGCTCTCAACTAAGCTACTTTCACTTTTGTCGTGTAGCTGTCTGTTACTTTGGGGATAATGCTGTCTTATTTGCTGGGACTATTTGTACCATGGAGAATACTTGCAGTTTTGGGTGAGTTATCGAGAAGGATTTGTGTTAGTACTCATTGTTAGCTGTTCATCAGTGATATCTCTCCTATGTACCAAAACCTTAAGATGTGCAATGCTGAGGATGCTTGTCTATTCTCTCCCTGTATATCGTTCTTTAGTAAACAAGAACGTTCACTATAAGTATTctctttcttaaaaaaagacaTGCTCCACGtatattttttccaaaaaaagaGAGTACTTTTAGTGAACGTTCTTGTTTACTGAAGAATAATATACGTTAAGAGAATAGACATAGATCATGTCAATCCATTTGTATGTGCATTTTGTCCGTCCTGTACTTGCCTGCTTAGCTTTCTTAGCTAACATCTCCGGTTTCTCCCGAACCAAGAGGTCCTGCTTATCCAGAACCTTGATAAGACAAGAATTCTCTCAGCGTATATGTTACCAGCCATAGTTTCCTCTTTAACATCACAAATTACAAAAGTTAATTGACTAAACATCACCACACACTTCTTTTGCAGGAGTTTTGCCTTGTACAATACTGATACCTGGATTGTTTTTCATCCCAGAATCTCCAAGATGGCTTGTAAGTCCTgaaatcaacattttcatcCTGATAAagctaatttttaattctttcagTTTTTGATATAGTTTTGGATCAACCTTTAGGCAAAGATGGGGATGACAGAAGAATTTGAAACATCTTTGCAAGTTCTTCGAGGCTTTGATACTGATATTACTGTTGaagtaaatgaaataaagGTATACACATAATAAATTCAATGAATTGGGTTTTCCCAAGTCCTGTTTCTTCATGAAGAACCATGAAAAGTATGTCTATCTCTAACTATGTCACTCCATCAATTCAAATAACTGTTTCCTATTTACATGATGCAGAGGTCTGTAGCTTCAGCCAACAGAAAAAGAACTATCAGATTTGCAGATCTGAAGCAGAGAAGATACTGGCTCCCTTTGTCGGTACTGGGCGGAGATTTTGAAGATTCTGTATAtgtatatttcatattaagcCTACGATTCAGGAACTTATTTTTCCAGCTCTCTCATGTTATGCAGATTGGTATAGGCTTACTTATTCTGCAGCAACTAAGTGGAATTAATGGTGTTCTATTCTATTCAAGTACCATCTTTGCATCTGCCGGTAAGTAAACATTTCTGTTCTGCATTATGATAATACAGGgaccaattaaaaaaatctcattcATGGTTCAATTGAGTCTACATTAgtttgagaggagaacgaaatattccttataagagtgtggaaacctctacctagtagacgcgttttaaataCCGTGAGGCTTACggcaatatgtaacgggccaaagcgatcaatatttgctagcagtggtcTTGGGCCTGtaaatatggtatcagagccagacgcCTAGaggtatgccagcgaggatgctgggtcccaagg is a window from the Cucurbita pepo subsp. pepo cultivar mu-cu-16 chromosome LG07, ASM280686v2, whole genome shotgun sequence genome containing:
- the LOC111798328 gene encoding sugar transporter ERD6-like 6, which translates into the protein MSFRDDSEDGRDLRKPFLHTGSWYRMGSRQSSLMGSSQAIHDNSISVLACVLIVALGPIQFGFTGGYSSPTQFAITRDLGLTVSEYSLFGSLSNVGAMVGAITSGQLAEYIGRKGALMIAAIPNIIGWLTISFAKDSSFLYMGRLLEGFGVGIISYTVPVYIAEIAPQNLRGSLGSVNQLSVTLGIMLSYLLGLFVPWRILAVLGVLPCTILIPGLFFIPESPRWLAKMGMTEEFETSLQVLRGFDTDITVEVNEIKRSVASANRKRTIRFADLKQRRYWLPLSIGIGLLILQQLSGINGVLFYSSTIFASAGITSSNAATFGLGAVQVVATAVTTWVIDRAGRRLLLIISSVGMTLSLLIVAVAFFVKDAVSEDSSLYSISGIVTVVGVVAMVVTFSLGVGAIPWIIMSEILPVNIKGLAGSIATLANWFSAWGVTMSANLLLEWSSGGTFTIYLVVTCFMVLFVTLWVPETKGRTLEEIQMSFR